From the genome of Natrinema marinum:
GGCCTCGAGGACGTGGTGATCATCAACGTCTTGCGTGCCGCGACGCCGTTCGTCGAGGGGCTGTTGAAGGCGTTCCCGCGGGCCAGACAGGGCGTCATCAGCGCGAGCCGCGACGAGGCGGCCGGCCGGGACGAGGACGGCTCGTTCCCGATCACGGTCGACTACGTGAAACTCCCCGAGATCCACGAGGAGGACACGGTCATCGTCGCCGACCCGATGCTCGCGACGGGGAGTACGATGTGTACCGTCTTGGAGCACGTCGTCGAGAACGCCGCGCAGCCGGAGAACCTGATCGTCCTCTCGGCCGTCTCCGCCCCGGAGGGCCTGCTCCGCGTCGGCGAGGAGTGTCCCGAAGCCGACCTGTTGACCGTCTCGATCGAC
Proteins encoded in this window:
- the upp gene encoding uracil phosphoribosyltransferase is translated as MPIEDRDDAYLITHALAKDTLSRLRDVETEQVSFRKGLVKLGRICGYEIIDGRMETEYVEIETPLEPTMGERVRGLEDVVIINVLRAATPFVEGLLKAFPRARQGVISASRDEAAGRDEDGSFPITVDYVKLPEIHEEDTVIVADPMLATGSTMCTVLEHVVENAAQPENLIVLSAVSAPEGLLRVGEECPEADLLTVSIDDRLDDDGFIVPGLGDAGDRAFRTT